The genome window TCCACGTTGTCAGGCATTCTGGTTCCTCCCGCTTCTGGCGGCCGGAAAAGCCTGATGCGCAGCCGGAGGCGGCGTTGCGCCCCCGTCACCCACCTCGGGCCGAGATCACCCCCGACCTCGTCCCGGCCTTCCGGCCAGTGGTCCCCGACGGGATGACGCACCCCGCGCGGGGTGTTTGCGTGCCGTCTTCATGGTCACAGGAGCGCCCCCCGGATGCAACTAAAATCCCCGCCCGAACGGGTCGGCGTCGGCGCTGCGGACGGCGGGCAGGCGGCGCATCACGTCGCCCGCGAACGGCGTCCACACCCCGGTCTCCACACCGGCGGCGCGGAGTGCGCGGGTGGTCCACTGGTTGCATGTGTGGATCGGGGAATAGGATCCGGCGGCGGCGTAGAACATGTCGCTGCGGCCGTACCCCCGCAGCGGCCGCGGCGCGCCCGCGGCGTCGCGCAGCAGAGCGGCGTCGACGAAGCCGTCGAGACGGCGGTAGGCATCCGCGCCGAGGACCAGGAAACGGCAGCCGGATATCGGCGCGCCGCGCAGCAGGTGCACGTGCAGCACGCTCGGCCCGCCGCCGAACAGCGCGCGCCAGGCGAGACCGGGCCGCAGATCGGACCAGGCGCGGGTTTCGAGATAGAAGTCGCGGTCCCCCCAGCCGACGAGGATCCGGTCGGCGTCCGGAGGCGCGCCGGGAAAGTCGGCAAAGTCGAGCCGCACGCGCCAGTCGGCTCCGGCGGCGGCGACCGGCAGCAGCAGATC of uncultured Alphaproteobacteria bacterium contains these proteins:
- a CDS encoding conserved exported hypothetical protein (Evidence 4 : Homologs of previously reported genes of unknown function) — protein: MRRRWILALTIAPMLLPPLAYLAAAALLSRWTVPGEPPAARGVEVGVCDNGVHTDLLLPVAAAGADWRVRLDFADFPGAPPDADRILVGWGDRDFYLETRAWSDLRPGLAWRALFGGGPSVLHVHLLRGAPISGCRFLVLGADAYRRLDGFVDAALLRDAAGAPRPLRGYGRSDMFYAAAGSYSPIHTCNQWTTRALRAAGVETGVWTPFAGDVMRRLPAVRSADADPFGRGF